A region of the Pelecanus crispus isolate bPelCri1 chromosome 1, bPelCri1.pri, whole genome shotgun sequence genome:
CGTCTGCACCAAGAAAATATTGGTATTCGCTTTAATTAGGCATTGTTCACTCATTCAGTGTCCTGGTGTAAGGTGCACTAAGGGAAACATGCAGTATTATAAACTAGGAAGAGGGAACTGAGACAGGGGTAAGCAGAGCAGGTTTCTTCTTGACTTGGTGTTTTTGTTGGCTGTTCCTTCAAACACTCTGCTAGTAACACAGATATTCTGGAGTACAATTAGCAGTGGTTATTTTCTTGGAGGAGTCTAATTTATCTGTGctcaaaaaaaaggcaaaattggAATGAAGGGAGAATCTCCACTTTGGGAAAATCCAAATATAATTTCATACTGCTGGGAAACATGTTGTATTGGAATAAATGTAGTCTGAGACCAAAAAAGGGGCTGGAAGAGTACTGgaattaaaaatttgaaaatacaaataggAATGTGTTCTTAAATGTCAGTGGGTGCACTGAAATATGACTGCTGTTTCAGTGTCTAGAAGGACTTTAACATCAGTTCAAAACTTGTATGTCTAAAGTTTAGTAGCAATTTCCAGTTTAGCAGAATTTTTGTCCTAAAACTGCCTGCAGAGTTCAAATTCCACTTGAAACATACTTTAGTCCTGAAATTCTTTAACATTATTTCTGCATAATGTTTTATGAATACTTTTCCACTATTGAGAAAAGCTTGCTGTCTAAAttgttttttcagctgtgtatGTATAACCTCTAACTTTTTAAGCCTTGCTTCTAAATATAGCTAGCATGTTACTCTGAACAATTATTCTTCAAagcacttctttcttttaaaacgTATTAGAGGATATCATGAAATTACTGCTGTTAATTTCCTGTTCTAAATATTACAAGGAAGCAGCATATAGCCCTGCAGGTATAATGGTTGCAATTAAAATTTCTTGATTATAGCCACATAATGCAAGTatctttcttgattttttgCAAATTGGAGGCCAAGATTAAACctactgaaaaattaatcatggggtttttttgaacatTGACTACTTTTTCTAATTTACTGCATATTCTCAGAAGAGATTGTGATtttatataaacagaaataacattCTTTTCTACTTGGAAACAGTTGTGCACATCAATTGCTTTATGTTTATgaatacctttaaaataatgttctAGTGATCTCTTTTTTGAATATTGTTTCATAAAACatgctataaatatttttgcagtatgAAAATGCAACAGATCTAACTCCACTTCAGATGTGCTCCACAGAATGTTTTATCTCTGCCTTCATGTTCACTTAACGTGTTTGGAAATCTGTCGTTCACTGCACATTCTCTAGGCATTAATAACAATTTTTGCTGCTATCATGTTGAAGCCTTGTAtcttaatatctttttttatgaGAGAAGTCAGCCCAGGTTTTGATGAATATGAAGTGTCAAAACTTAAACGTAGTGAACAGCATactgttacttttattttttgagtgCCTTGTGATTAAGGATGTTAAGAACTTCTTCTGTATGTTGTATTGTGGTGTCATTTCCAGTCTTTGATGGCTTGAGCACACAAATGATCAACACGTGAATTTAAAGCCCTTACCTTTACTTTGATAACTGCCCAAATGTGTACCGCTACACTTTGCATTTACAGCAAGGTTGAAACATGGACCTGCATCACTGCTGCAAAGCTGTTAGTCTGCTGTAACTTTCTAACTTTCTTGCCTTGCTGTAACTTCTTTATGTTTCTGTGCCAATAAGGAATGTCACTTTTTTCCAAGTGACCAAACTGCTGAGTTTCCTGGATTCTTGAACTGGTGGAAATACTGGTATCAAATGTTCTAATTACTGATTtcaggtttatttaaaaaaacccaaaccaaaagcaaaaaacaaaccaccacataATTTAGATGTAAATTTTAAGAAGTCCATTGTTTCATGCTATTGCCACATTTTAATATGCAACTGTCTTGACAATGTATGGTATACTAGGAAAACATGGAATTTTGGCAGTCAACAGGGGATACTTTTGGCTTTCAGTATCTGGAGGAACAAAAGCAATGTAGGCTTAtctgagttattttaaaatcatttgtGAGAGAGTTGATTTGACACTTTGTTCTatttgggcttttgtttttttttaatgaacagttCCCAGCTATCAAATCTCCAGCAAATTACTGCACAtctaaaatttttctttgcaactgtGAAAGCTGGAAATAcgcattatttttaaactgttggtTTAGATTGTTCGATTTAATAACAAGGGGGGATGTTCAGCAGGCTTGAATTTTCCTCAAGGGAATGAAGAAGTTACCACTGATCATTCTGTAGGTTTGAATTGTATTTGCTCTTTAAACTGACCTTGACGATTTTTTggcttgttctgtttttcttattcCACCAGAGTGTATACAAATGTGACTTCTTAAATCTTCAAATTCAGCAACCTCTCCAACTGGCACAAGATGCTATAGATGCCTTTCTTAAGCAACTGAAAAATCCCATTGATTCTCTGCCTGGAGAACTGTTCCATGTCGTCgttttctcactcctcctttCTTACTTTCCATCACCCTATCAACGATGGATATGCTGCAAGAAGGCACATGAACTTCTCGTGTTAAACGGCTTATTGCTAGTAATAACTCCTGACTCATCTCATCAGAATCGCCGGGCTATGAtgatgaaaagctggaaaattgCCATAGAGTCCTTGGGTTTTAAACGCTTCAAGTATTCCAAGTTTTCTCACATGCACCTGATGGCATTTAGGAAAACTTCCCTGCAAACAACAAGTGACTTGGTTAGCAGGAACTACCCAGGAATGTTGTATATCCCACAGGATTTCAACAGTATAGAGGATGAGGAGTATTCCAACACTTCCTGCTATGTTCGATCAGATACAGAAGATGAACAGCTAGCTTATGGTTTTATGGAGCTACCTGATGCTCCCTATGACTCAGACTCTGGAGAAAGCCAGTCTAGTTCAATTCCTTTCTATGAGCTAGAAGATCCTATATTGCTTCTAAGTTAATGTAGTCACTGAGATGCCCTTTCAGTCAAACCTCTTCCTTAACTACTTTTGCTATACTAACATGGGCTCAACACACAAAAATGGTTTGCATAAAGGAAATGCAAAGGTTTACAGagtttgctatttttttctacttttgaattttaaaatttattcttgtatgaaagtggaaaaaatacaagttttacGCAAATGACTCATGTCATAGCATAAATTGCTGTTACTTTCTATAGATTTGTAtcactaatttttttccagaaaggtaCCATTCTTTTCTTTAGTGCTGTGAAGTGTGAATTCTATTTAATTTGCTAAATGTTGTTTCTATATTTTAACTCAATGTGGTTGAGCTTAAGGCACTGGAGTTGGTGGGCTTCTGAGAAGTATATgtaggaagaaataatttgcacTTTGATTAAATGTGCAGATAGGTTAAGACACTTGGTTACACATGTCCCTTCTTAATTATGgaacaaaacttttttctaaaatttgttTCACTCTGGTTAAGCCTGGGCTGGAGAAAATATAATGCTTGATCATTTGATTTTATGTTTATTGCAGCCCTCTTGAGATAACAGCAAATCGAGGTAACGGCAAAACGCTGCAATATTTTCACCCATAGCTATACATACTGTGTAATTTAATTGCATAAAGAGTAGTTAGACATGAGATTTCTGAAAAGTtattctccccccgccccctgccagGAGTATGGTACGTCTAGACAATTATGTTTCACTTCCAAGCTGGAACATGGTTTTCTGATTTTGAGTGTACAAGCACTAACATATATCAATATTTCCACAACGATGGTGTTCTGTATTCtcttcaaaatgtgttttttgggggggcagggtgggttttgtcatgttttaatgtaaattatttatgCGTTTcaaaaacaactttttctttaattgtcCTTACTTGTAGACCTCCCAGGTTATATGGTAACTACAGACTGATTTTGTAAAAAGGAACATAACTATACAAGTTTTTCAAGGATACACATATTTGCACAAAAACGTGTATTCAGACCACGTGAGTGAAGTTAACATACactgtttgtttgcttatttggaCCCCAAAATCTTCTGtttagttaaataaaaattccatAGCTGTCTGAAAACTGGTCTGCACTGTAAGGAGATGGAACAGAAGAGTTTTACATCTATGAAGGTTTTAACTTGTGTAAGAAATTTGTGAGTTCTTGCAGGAAAAACCAATTCTGTTCAGTGGCAAAAATAGAGGATTCAGTATTAGTGTTGCTTAGATTTCCCTCCATTTAATAGTGGCCAGAATTTTCAGATTTGAATGTTAGGCTGTTAAATCTATATGCAAGTGCCTAATAATAAACGATTTGAACTAGGTGCCACATCATGGTTTTAAGACTGACTTCAGCAACATGGTAAAAAATACTAGCACATATTTTCACAGGTGGTTGTGATGAAATATACCTTACACCGTATTAACCTACCATGTTGTATTTATAATACAGAAGTTACTGGATAAACTGAAGTTGTAGCGTGCATTTTACAGTGGTTGCTACAAAAATGAAACTTACCTACCCCTTCCATTGAAGTTTTGCACTGAAACTGTCACAGTTTGACCTACCTGGTTTTCTTTTATACTGTTTCCTACAAAGAGTCATCCTGCATTGGTCCTGCTTACACTCAAACATGAACTGGACTGCAGTACTTTATTCTTCAACGCAAGCTTTTTGTGTCTCAATTCCTAAATTTAAAGCATCCCCTAATATCTGATTCAAATTTGTTGAATCAAATTCACTCTGAATGATGTAGTTATATACGAACCAAGCAATTGTATTCtgatgtgttaaaaaaaaaaagtctagacATACAAGTATCACGgttgactttttaaatttttttacagaGAATACTTCTCTAATGAAATACACAATGGCTTCAAAATTGGCTGTAAGACAGTATTTATATCTAACAATTTACCACTTCACCTTCACTAAAATGTTTGTCATTCaaactctttcttcttcccagttAACCACTGACTCCAGCTAAAATATTGGTGCTATAAATTCAGCTGTTTATGGAAACTTAGTCTGTGCATACTTCAAAGTGTACCTAACATTTTCACTGatactccttttaaaaaaaaaaagttacatactAGCTAACATAAATGTTGGCGTTGGTTAATGTAAATTGGTTTGTGATTcatacagaaaagcaattcaGACCAAGATTTATCCCCccaaaatagtttaaaatattaacatttaaaatttaagcCTTTTTGGCAGGTTAGTGACACCATTGTATTTGTGGTTTAGGGACCTGAGATTCATAACAGCTTGGTTTTCTTGCTGCTCATTCTAAATACCTGAAGTGTTGAGGggagttgggattttttttgggggggggggggggggtggtaatcttttttttttttaacaagggaCAGTAGATTGTGGTAGAGGAGAAAAGTGgtatttacataaatatttatacctCCCTAAACAATAAAGTGGTGATATCAGGAGTTGTTGGATATTTGGCTTTGGTGCAAGAAGAATGTTCTAGgttatgaaatatttgaaaattaagacTGCAAGAGATCTCCCGTTCTTACGgtgctggagaggaaaagaaaaaaaaaaagtgtattcgCATTTCTGTTGTCTTTATGTCACTACTTTTTGTGAACAAAGcacatttattaaaaacaaactgaaaacctttttaaaaattgcttctttGGAGTGGAGatgtccttttttcttcctgtgcaaTTGGTTTATGCTGAAATCCAGTGAAACCAATGCATAGTTACTTTCCTTATTGTCAAGAAAATAGTTGTGTTGGGTTCATTTTACAAATAACTGAATTATAGTAAAGATGTTAAATTGGGTAGTTCAGTTTCAGCTATGTCTCGGTTGTGGTCTTTGCTTTACAGAAGAGTTTTTGGAGTTCCTCCAGTTGATCCTGTATCATATTTGTTTGCCCTGCCCGCTTAGGATGTGACCACTTTCTAATGCAgttcctctcttctctctccagaTGTTCTTAAtttctcctctgtctccctgAAATATGTTTGCAGCACTCATTGTATGTTGGCCCTTTGAGGtcattgctgtatttttctacaTGGTGATCTTGAGTGCTGGACTTGTTGGGAAAAGATGGCAAtgggaaaagaaacccaaagaactgaaaatgcaaGGCTCCTACTCAAATCCAGATTCTAAGAAAATTAGATTTCAGCAGAACTGAAGTGTGTCCCTAGCACTGCAGAGCCTAGCTGGTATATTCTGGTCTCTTACTTGACAGTGAAGTTCAGAAAAATGGGATTTCACAGCTGTTTCCAATTCTCAGTGTTGCTTCCCAACAAtctttctattcttttcttcaggGAGACTTGCTGACTTGCCTTTAAAAGTGTGACCATCCTAAGTCTTTTTAATCATGTCTATGAATCAGCAGCATGTCTTTGATTCCTTGCAGTTGGGATGTGTATACATTCAggttttctgctccttttccctCATTTCCTCAATTTTCCTCAATTCATTGTTTCATACCTGTAGAATagcaggaagattttttttttttaagaagggtTGCATTTCACAAACTTGCACAGAAActtagttggttttttttaatttttaagtaaaatattcCCCAAAAAGTTCAAGAAATAGTTGCTTGAAGAGTATTCCTAAATCACAGTCGGACAGATACAGTACCAACTAAGTGTTGTCCATGATGCTGGTAAAGCATTTGGAGCAGGTGACACTTACTAAGCAACTGAGATTTCTACTGCTTGTTAAAGGAAAACCTcttagtttgggtttttgtttttgtttttttttttaacctgtgtGACTTTTAGGCCTGTTGgccagttttatttaaaatttgaagaGGGGTAAGGATTTTGGAGATGTCTGAAGTTCTTGTGAATCAGTTGTCTTGAATAACTGAGGCAGGGAAGACAGACTGTCGAAGTTCAGATGTCTGAgtatccagctgctgctggtcagCCCTAGTGCTTCTTGACTAAGGGGATGAAGGGTCTGGTTGTAATAAAAGGATTACAGGAACAAAGGACATAAATCTGCAGCAGGCCAGCCCTCTTGCAGTTCAAAAAGcccctgtgcagcagctgtcTAAACTTACTCAAAGTTGAACTACCCTTGTTTTGCCTGTCTAAGCAGTGGAGCTATTAAGACCCAGAAACTTCCCACTCTTTCCCACCTGCCTACAAGGGCCAATTCAAAACACTTCCAACACAAAGTGTTGTGAAACACTGGTGGTCAAGGAGGTGTGCCTCCTGTATCATGCAAGGGTGGTGAAAGCTTTTGTTTGGGAAGCACAAGTCGGTCCAGGACCAGAGTCTGCTCCCCCAGAAGGCTCCTGCTAGCAAATCATGGGAAAGGCTAGAGAGCGTTCAGTCCATCTTGCAGTCCTGATTCAAACACAGCTTTCCCTCTTCTGTGACCTAAGCACCAGTTGATAGTGTTCAgaggttttgtggggttttttttcattcttccagcCTATTAACCTTGCCTATTTTTGCGACTGGAGGGGACAACGCGCTTTCGGTCTTGCCTATCACCTAGATGCTACTGCATTCCCCGAGacagctgtggggctggagggtgcCGATGCGAATGCTGGTACAACCCCACTCTGGCCCGACGACACCAGGCGAGATGTAGGTGACTCTTCATACAAGAAAATGTCGCTCTGGACtccaggcagctggagcagcacagCCCAGACCAAGGCCTGGCCTTGGCAAGGTGCAAAACAACTGgttacaactacctgaaaggaggttgtagtgaggtgggtgttggtctcttctcccatgtagtcagtgataggatgagaggaaatgggctcaagctgcgccaggggaggtttaggttggaaattgggaaaaatttctttacggaaagggtggtcaagcattggaacaggctgcccagagaggtggtggagtccccatccctggaagcgttcaaaaaacgggtagatgtggcacttcgggccatggtttagtctagtctctccttaattggtttagagtgggcttggtagtgtaggttaatggttggactggatgatcttaaaggtcttttccaacctaaacgattctatgattctcatcTGCGGTAAAGCTGTAAGCAGTAGTACACACTACTGCTGCAGGTGAACATCATCACTGGTTTAAGTCAAGTCCAGCAGGTAGCACCCAGACACCAGAACCaaagcctgtgggaaggacccaatCAGTCTGGCATTCAGCAAGACTAAACTCTTCAGATGCCTAATGTCCACATATTCTGTGCCACTTCAGGCATTAGCTTGAGATACCTATGTTACAAGCATAACAGCCCTAGGTTTTCTCTGTAGTTAACAGAAGCAAGTTTCTGCAGAGGGATTCTGACAACCAGGGATTTAGAAAGCTGGAGTAACTACACACCTAACTTCAGCAGTGCAGATGCTTGTCTATGCTTGGGCAGGATAAATTTTAGTCTAGGATCTTGAGTTAGGGCTTACAGTGCGCGGGAGTTACATAAAGCCAATGATTAGGTTTAACATAAGTGCACCCCTTCTCCCCGCCGCCGACAGCTGCCCCCGGTCTGACTGGCGCCGCCCGAGCGCAGGTGCCGTCCCACCGAGCGCCTTGccgcccggggcaggggcaggcccGGCCTGGCCGCCGCGGCGAGCTGGGCTGCGGCAGCGTCCCGGCCCTCGCcgcccgggcggccgcggcggcgtTTGAGCCTTGGCGCGGCCCGTAGCCGGGACGCCTCGCTCAGCCTCAACATGGCGGCGGCGCTGCGCGGGGGGTGCGAAGTTTCCGCGACGCCTGTTGAGGTGAgtgcgggccggggccggggccggggccggggcccgggcccgTCCGcccgcgggcggggggcacggcgggggccCGCGATCTCCCGGGGCTTAGTCCGGGCTTGCTGCGGCGAGCCGGGGGCGAGGGGACCTGGCGGACAGCGCCGGGGGGGGGATGCGGcctggcggggcgggggccgtcTGCGCAGAGCAGCTTCCCGGGGCGGCAGCTTGTGGTAATGGGGTTGCCCGCGGCTGGCAGCGCCCGCTCCGCGCAGCCGAATGCCTCCGTTAAACTTCCGTGGCCGGGTTCGGCCGGGTGCTCTCCGTTTGTCTGGCACCGGCGATCCGTAACGTGGGGTCGGTACTAACACCTGAAAACTAACGCAGTCGTTCATCTGGGGTCTAAGCCTGCTGTGTTAATGCGTTAGCTAAATGCggcttttttgtttaaaaaaagtctcgtggagttgctttttttaaaaaaaatatgcactAAACTGGAAGAATTAAGCTGAAGGAAAGCGGGTCCAGTGTTTTAGATAGGCCTTACCTGGACTTCAAATCAACTACAGTTAAACTACTGAGCcatctttgggtttttgttcttttttctactttcttaGACAAATTATGGTGAAAACTACTTTGGGAGTGCTGGACCGTTACATATAGGAAAGCTCTTAGATAGTTTACTGTCCAAATCTGTAGTTAGACTCCAGGCTTTGCTCAAAATTGTGTTTGCAAAAGTTGACGGATGTTTATGGGTGTACGTATTCCGCTTGTTTTGGATCTAAACGTGATTTGCTCAGATACGTACCTCAGATGTTGCAACCTAAAACTTTAAGGCcattagtttaaaaaacaagcaaacacaacacccctccccccccccccgactttGAACAGTCTTTGTCTGAACAGTCAAAGTCTTAACAGAAATTAATAAGAAATAGCTATGTTTTAAGGAATAAATCAGATAGtgaaatttctcattaaaattgTCTGAATTGCTGTGTTACATTTATTTGGTAATACCTGTGTGATGGGATACATTAATCATGAACACgctgccttttcctcttttccccaaaaagtTGACCATGAGTTTTGGTTCGAAAAAGACTAATGATTAATAGTGTGGTTTCGCAGTACCCCTTTTTGCTAATTGGCTAGAAGATCGGGAAGAGGAGGTTGCATTCACAGTCTGAGCTGTCGTTTTATGAATACTTTGTGCTCGAGCAGACTTTGTGTCTTTCCGCTAGGAACAGGCATGTTCCCCCGCTCCAGCACTCGGCGCACGTGGGGCGGCAGCAGAGGAGCTTCTCTTCGGTGTTTCTCGCGACGTGATGGCAGCAAAACTCCGCTTGGCACCAGCTGAACCAGTCAGAGTGGTTTTCTGTCAGAGCGGCTGCTTGCCTGCAAGGGAGTTTGCTAGTGTAACGATCCcaccagaaaataattttgcgACTAGCGAAATTTTAAGCCAGGCGTTAGGTGGGAGCTTCCGCCTTTTGCGCGTGAGCCAGCCTGCTGGCTTCCGTGAGGCTGGTGTCCAAGAGAATATGTACAGCATTAGCCCTTTGACTTGGAGGGGTTCCGGAAAGGCTCAGGAACCAAGATAACAGGATGGGGTGGCAGATGTGCTTCCTCGTAGAAGTAGTCACGCGTCAGTGCTGTGGGTTGGAAGGAAATGTGAAATCGTTCCTCTATACTtgaagatcttaaaggtcttttccaacctaaatgattctgtgattctattcaTGGTTTAAACGAGAGATAACTGGGGGTAGGAGGTGTAGGTATTGAAGTAAATGGCTCAAATTGTCCATCAAGTGAATGTTGATTGCAGTACAAGAAACAGTGAGACTGAGGACAGTGCTGTGATACCTATGTTGTAACCTGGGTAGCTAGCTTTCAGCTGTGTT
Encoded here:
- the SAMTOR gene encoding S-adenosylmethionine sensor upstream of mTORC1 encodes the protein MEAVPQPRPRPGGAAAALPPPPEQERKLEQEKLSGVVKSVHRRLRKKYREVGDFDKIWREHCEDEETLCEYAVAMKNLADNHWAKTCEGEGRIEWCCSVCREYFQNGGKRKALEKDEKRALLASKTTPALNVPQAPKIEEPLPNFGLTNHEAITEELLHSLGKIRLLDVGSCFNPFLKFEEFLTVGIDIVPAVESVYKCDFLNLQIQQPLQLAQDAIDAFLKQLKNPIDSLPGELFHVVVFSLLLSYFPSPYQRWICCKKAHELLVLNGLLLVITPDSSHQNRRAMMMKSWKIAIESLGFKRFKYSKFSHMHLMAFRKTSLQTTSDLVSRNYPGMLYIPQDFNSIEDEEYSNTSCYVRSDTEDEQLAYGFMELPDAPYDSDSGESQSSSIPFYELEDPILLLS